In a genomic window of Caldivirga sp.:
- a CDS encoding Clp1/GlmU family protein: MDQVKLSGGEYVRIEGPAMIEVLRGKLYILGAQYDEGSRVTILRARRVVAKAISDTELSVILGPGGFVDKPKAGEEMIDEWDSKLSMELKGSVIMVMGAMDSGKTTITTILVNKASSMRLKVGVVDADPGQNDLGPPTTVSCSILRGGRITHLSYMSPIKQVFLGSTNLEGNWYRAVYAVTKLVDYLRKVESVDFIVINTDGWVEGEGAVEYKRALVNSIKPNYIIIMRKGDEVNGLINGLGVSNMLILNAPPSMRVRDRNDRKIHRDMGYGRYLSPSRELTLNLSQVPVVNMPLTGRGLDGNLMRLISSYLKVKPIYMDSLKNVVMIVSSMVKEPMLRSIPGGVAVLLQPNWENGLLVGLEDKDGFLITLAVLRRIYYNNGRIVVTIPKRLSSLELNNIRGIRIGSIRVNEQFEEVDKFSIIYKIEKIISENGANQL, translated from the coding sequence GTGGATCAAGTTAAGCTTAGCGGTGGTGAGTATGTTAGAATAGAAGGACCAGCTATGATTGAGGTTTTAAGAGGTAAACTCTACATCCTTGGTGCACAGTATGATGAAGGCTCAAGAGTAACTATATTACGGGCTAGGAGAGTTGTGGCTAAGGCAATTAGTGATACTGAACTATCAGTGATCCTTGGGCCAGGGGGCTTTGTGGATAAGCCTAAGGCTGGGGAGGAGATGATTGATGAGTGGGATAGTAAATTATCAATGGAACTAAAGGGCTCAGTAATAATGGTGATGGGAGCCATGGATTCCGGTAAAACAACAATAACAACAATACTTGTTAATAAGGCATCATCGATGAGGTTGAAGGTGGGGGTTGTTGATGCTGATCCAGGGCAAAATGACCTAGGGCCCCCTACTACGGTATCCTGCTCAATACTTAGGGGTGGCCGGATAACGCACCTAAGCTATATGAGTCCAATAAAGCAAGTCTTCCTAGGTTCAACCAACCTTGAAGGTAATTGGTATAGGGCAGTTTATGCAGTAACTAAGCTCGTGGATTATTTAAGGAAAGTTGAATCAGTGGACTTCATAGTAATCAATACTGACGGCTGGGTTGAGGGTGAAGGCGCTGTTGAGTATAAGAGGGCTCTGGTTAATTCCATTAAGCCTAATTACATCATAATCATGAGGAAGGGAGATGAGGTTAATGGTTTAATTAATGGATTAGGTGTAAGTAACATGCTTATTCTCAATGCGCCGCCATCAATGAGGGTTAGGGATAGGAATGATAGGAAGATACACAGGGATATGGGGTATGGTAGGTACTTATCGCCATCAAGGGAGTTAACCCTTAACTTAAGTCAAGTGCCAGTGGTCAACATGCCTTTGACTGGTAGGGGATTAGACGGTAATCTAATGAGGTTAATATCAAGTTACCTTAAGGTTAAGCCAATTTACATGGATTCCTTAAAGAATGTAGTAATGATAGTGTCAAGTATGGTTAAGGAACCAATGCTTAGAAGCATACCAGGGGGTGTGGCAGTATTACTTCAACCCAATTGGGAGAATGGACTATTAGTGGGCCTAGAGGATAAGGATGGATTCCTAATAACACTGGCTGTATTAAGGAGAATATACTACAATAATGGAAGGATAGTTGTCACTATACCTAAGAGGTTGAGTAGCCTTGAATTAAATAATATAAGGGGGATTAGGATTGGTTCTATTAGAGTTAATGAGCAGTTTGAGGAGGTTGATAAGTTCAGCATAATATACAAGATTGAGAAGATTATTAGTGAAAACGGAGCTAACCAGCTTTAA
- the fen gene encoding flap endonuclease-1 produces the protein MGVTELGKLIPDNLRRRVNFEQLNGKLIALDAYNALYQFLASIRQPDGTPLMDSQGRVTSHLSGLLYRTINLLEYGIKPVYVFDGKPPELKLIEIEKRRRVRERAMEDWIKAVEEGKKSEAKKYAQRALFVTNEMVDEAKRLLDHMGVPWVQAPSEGEAQAAYMASKGIVWATGSQDYDSFLFGAPRLVRNLTVSGRRKLPGRDEYVEVAPELIELNDVLKALRLRDRSQLIDLAILLGTDYNPEGVPGIGPQRALKLIQDYGSLDKLMNTVLKNVQFPVDPFKIRDFFLNPPVTQEVNVKFKEPNEGEVIRLLVEEHDFSQDRVKNALERLKKSMGKAKGSTTLDSFFG, from the coding sequence GTGGGTGTTACTGAGCTTGGTAAGCTTATCCCAGATAACTTAAGGAGAAGGGTTAATTTCGAGCAGCTTAACGGTAAGTTAATAGCATTAGACGCCTACAATGCGCTTTACCAATTCCTAGCCTCAATAAGGCAACCTGACGGTACACCCCTCATGGATTCCCAAGGCAGAGTCACCAGCCACTTAAGTGGATTACTTTACAGGACAATTAACCTGCTTGAGTACGGTATTAAACCAGTCTACGTATTCGATGGTAAACCCCCTGAATTGAAACTTATTGAAATTGAGAAGAGGAGGAGGGTTAGGGAAAGGGCTATGGAGGATTGGATTAAGGCTGTGGAGGAGGGTAAGAAGAGTGAGGCTAAGAAGTACGCCCAAAGGGCATTATTCGTAACTAATGAAATGGTTGATGAGGCTAAAAGACTCCTAGACCACATGGGTGTGCCTTGGGTTCAAGCCCCAAGTGAAGGCGAGGCCCAGGCAGCATACATGGCTAGTAAGGGGATTGTGTGGGCTACTGGAAGTCAGGATTACGATTCGTTCTTATTTGGCGCCCCCCGGCTTGTCAGGAACTTAACAGTGTCAGGTAGGAGAAAGCTACCAGGTAGGGATGAATACGTTGAAGTTGCCCCTGAGTTAATAGAGTTAAATGATGTGCTTAAGGCGCTTAGGTTAAGGGATAGGAGCCAATTAATAGACTTAGCAATACTATTAGGTACAGACTATAACCCCGAAGGGGTACCAGGTATTGGTCCACAGAGGGCGCTTAAGTTAATTCAGGATTATGGTAGCTTAGATAAACTAATGAACACTGTGCTTAAGAATGTGCAATTCCCTGTGGATCCCTTTAAAATAAGGGACTTCTTCCTTAACCCACCAGTGACCCAGGAGGTTAACGTTAAGTTTAAGGAACCTAATGAGGGTGAGGTAATTAGACTGTTGGTTGAGGAACATGACTTCAGTCAGGATAGGGTTAAGAATGCCTTAGAGAGGTTGAAGAAGAGCATGGGTAAGGCTAAGGGGTCAACAACCCTTGATTCATTCTTCGGATGA